The Dyadobacter sandarakinus DNA window GTCGGCGGCCAGCACACTCTGTCGGCTATCGTGTTGGTCAAAACCTACATTAAGCCAGTACTCCGCCTGCAGCGCTGCCGGGTACACCGCTTCAAAGCTCAGTGACAAGCTGCCTGTGTTTTTGGTGTCGCTCCATGGATAGTTGGCACCTGCATCCGCAAAAAACCTTGCCATGTAACTTTCGCCCCCGGGCATGAACCACGCATCTTTGGTGTTCAGGCCTGAGAGTACTGCTGGTTTATGGGGGCTTTTACGGGCAAGATTGCTGAGGGACTGATACTCCTTTTCAAGTGCAGCAAACTTCTCATTCACCAGTTTTTCCTGGTTCAGCAGAGCGGCAAACAGCTTGACCCACTCGGCCCGTGCCAGGGGTGTATTCTCCACCCACTCAGAGTTGGGAAGGACCGGAATGCCTGCCTGCCTGATCAACTGGTACTGGCCTGTACCGCCGGTTCCTCCACTCGTCATCACAAGGTCGGGATGCATTTCAACGAGCTTTTCCTGGTTGAGGCCCTGGTCTTTGCCTACCTCCGTGATTTTGCCGTCCCGGATCAGCTGCTGTACCCTGGGAGAAAATACATACTGAAGACTGGCCAGTCCGGTGAGTGTTTTTTCAGCATTCAGAAATGCCAGAAAGCCGATATGCGTAGAGGAGGTGGCTACCAGGCTCCGCAGGGGGATTTCAATGATCTGCACATCGGAAAAACCTGCGGGCCGCTTTGTACCCCGGTCGAGCAGGATAAACCGGCTGGTATCTGCTGCATTGCCCAACTGATTGACAATGCTGACGAGCTTGTAATGGTCGCGGTAAGCAATGCTAAAACCTCTTGCATGGCGAATGACAGTTTCATGGGCATAGCTGCTTTGGGAGTGCCGATTATCTTTTGTACCCGAATCCGACTGGTTCTGGTTGCAGGCTTGGATGTGAAGTATAAAAAACAAAAAAGCTGCTAACCGGAGCAGCTTGTAAGAGGAACGGAGTAAGATCATTGAAATAACAGTTGCGCAAAAGTCAGATGTAAGTGAGCATTTGCTTCACATTTTTGAGTCCGGTCTGGATCGTGTCCACGGAGCGTGTACCATGATAGTAGCCTACAATATGCAGTTCGTCGTACACCGCCGCTAGAAGTTTTAGCAGCTTTTTATCATACTTGCGTATGCGTGCTGTATAATCCTCAATACTTGAAGGCTTGGTGAATTTTAGTCCTTCCTTTTGCCTCAAATACTCATCCAGGATCAGCAATGCAGCGGAATAGGCGGTGCCGGAAGCCATTTTTACATATTTGACATCCTTGTACAGGCCGTCTTCCTTGCCGGCTTTATTACTCAGAATTTCCCTGGCATTTTCCAGGTAGCGGGCGGCTTCCTCAGCAGGAGGGAGCGCCGGGACAGTGTGTTTTTTGGTCATAAAAAAATAAAAAATAGATTTCTTTATCAAGACGCTGCCGGAGCAAAAAGTCATCCCAAAAATAGCATTAAATTTTACCAAAAGTCCTTTCAGACACTTTCTGTAAAGTGGCACGTTTTTTAAGCCTTGCACAGGTATGCCATCACAGCCACTTCTACAATTTACGGGCAAAAGTATTTACTGCGCCATCGCAGATGTCCATATCGATCCCTGGATCCAGGTGGACAAGGCGATCATAACCCATGCGCACAGTGACCACGCACGCTGGGGAAGCCGGCATTACCTGTCACATAAAGACAGCGAACCTATCCTGCGCCTTCGTCTGGGACAGGATATTTCCCTGCAAACCGTAGCATATGGCCAGCAATTCGTGATCAATGGGGTTACATTTTCACTGCATCCGGCAGGGCATATTGTTGGCTCGGCGCAGGTGCGGGTGGAATACAAAGGGGAAGTGTGGGTGGCCAGCGGTGACTACAAGCTGGAAGACGACAATTTTGCCACACCCTTTGAGCCAGTCAGATGCAATGTATTTATCACCGAGTCAACTTTTGGACTGCCCATTTACAAGTGGCGTCCGCAGCACGAAATTATGTCTGAAATCGATGGCTGGTGGCGACAGAACAGAGCGGAGGGCAAAGCCAGCGTGCTGATGGGCTACTCATTGGGTAAAATGCAGCGCATCCTGAAAAACATTGAATTGCAGGATGACGTCCTCTATGCACACGGTGCCATACATACCACCAATGAACGCCTGCGCCAGGCTGGTTTTGATTTGCCGGAAACAACCCTTGTGACCAAAGAAACTGATCGCAAGCTGTTCAGGGGTGCGCTGGTGCTTGCCCCTCCATCTGTGGACGGCAGTACCTGGATCAAGAAGTTCGCTCC harbors:
- a CDS encoding ABC transporter substrate-binding protein; this translates as MILLRSSYKLLRLAAFLFFILHIQACNQNQSDSGTKDNRHSQSSYAHETVIRHARGFSIAYRDHYKLVSIVNQLGNAADTSRFILLDRGTKRPAGFSDVQIIEIPLRSLVATSSTHIGFLAFLNAEKTLTGLASLQYVFSPRVQQLIRDGKITEVGKDQGLNQEKLVEMHPDLVMTSGGTGGTGQYQLIRQAGIPVLPNSEWVENTPLARAEWVKLFAALLNQEKLVNEKFAALEKEYQSLSNLARKSPHKPAVLSGLNTKDAWFMPGGESYMARFFADAGANYPWSDTKNTGSLSLSFEAVYPAALQAEYWLNVGFDQHDSRQSVLAADARYADFQSFKSGKMYSYNNRVNAAGSNDFFESGTVSPQLVLADLIHILHPELLPAHSLFFYKKLP
- a CDS encoding DUF5618 family protein, which encodes MTKKHTVPALPPAEEAARYLENAREILSNKAGKEDGLYKDVKYVKMASGTAYSAALLILDEYLRQKEGLKFTKPSSIEDYTARIRKYDKKLLKLLAAVYDELHIVGYYHGTRSVDTIQTGLKNVKQMLTYI
- a CDS encoding ligase-associated DNA damage response exonuclease, which translates into the protein MPSQPLLQFTGKSIYCAIADVHIDPWIQVDKAIITHAHSDHARWGSRHYLSHKDSEPILRLRLGQDISLQTVAYGQQFVINGVTFSLHPAGHIVGSAQVRVEYKGEVWVASGDYKLEDDNFATPFEPVRCNVFITESTFGLPIYKWRPQHEIMSEIDGWWRQNRAEGKASVLMGYSLGKMQRILKNIELQDDVLYAHGAIHTTNERLRQAGFDLPETTLVTKETDRKLFRGALVLAPPSVDGSTWIKKFAPFSLGYCSGWMALRGAKNRRAVDQGFVLSDHVDWPDLNTAVKETGAEKVYVTHGYTSIFARWLNENGIEAGEVHTMYGSEDESEEEEAVQDIAAGENAYEQHKADLDNSSTIPTEPGV